The following is a genomic window from Pectobacterium carotovorum.
TGAAGATCTGGAAGTGTTTCTCAATGCGTTTGGAACACTGCCGACGCCTTTCATTGATACACAGATTCTGGCCGCATTTTTAGGCAAGCCGCTTTCTTATGGTTTCGCTGCGCTGGTGGCTGACTACATGGGCGTGACGCTGGATAAAAGCGAATCGAGAACGGACTGGCTGGCCCGCCCGCTGAGTGAAAAACAGTGTGATTACGCTGCCGCCGATGTGTTCTACCTGTTGCCAATGGCAGCCAGGCTGGTGGCGGATACGCAAGCCGCAGGGTGGATGAACGCTGCGCTGGACGAATGTCTCCTGCTTTGTCAGCGTAAACAGGATATTTTGGCGCCAGCGCTGGCCTACCGCGAATTTGGCAATGCCTGGCAGCTGCGTGGCCGGCATCTGGCTTGCCTTCAGCGTCTGGCTGAGTGGCGCTTGCGTAAAGCGCGTGAGCGAGACAGCGCGGTGAATTTTGTCGTACGTGAAGAGAACCTGTTGCAGGTGGCGCGTTGTCTGCCGACTTCGCTGGGTGAACTGAGCTCACTGGGGCTGAGCGGCCCGGAAATTCGCTACCACGGGAAAACGCTGCTGGACTGTGTTGCACAGACGGACGGCATTACTGATGCGGATTGCCCGCCGCCGGTGATTAATTTGATCGACTATCCCGGCTATAAAAAAGCGTTTAAAGATATCAAAGCACTGGTACAGCGCGTGAGCGAACAGAGTGGATTATCCGCCGAGTTATTGGCATCACGTCGTCAAATTAACCGTCTGCTGAACTGGCACTGGAAATTAAGTGGGCAAGACGCAGGAACGCCGGAAATGTTATCTGGCTGGCGCGGTCAGTTATATGGCGATGAACTGCGTGACATTGTGCAGCACTATTAATCCCCGCTAAACACGCTTTATCAATACGCCTTATTTGCTGTGATGACGCCATCATGGAAAAAGCAGCAAATAGGGTGATGAAAATATAGCGAAAAAAACAAAAGAAGAAATAAAAGACTGGCTAAATATACAGTCCGTTATGAAATGAAACGCACGTAATTTGAAGTATGACGGGGAATAGATATCCCCTGCGTAAAAGCAGGGGATACTACAGCAGAAAAATCATTTAGGCGTTTCTTCCGCTTCCGGTAATGTAACGTTCAACTCAAGCACGGAAATATCATCTCCTTTTTGCTCAAGTTGAACCGTCACCATCTCAGGATCAATCTGTACATATTTACAGATAACCTCAAGAATATCCCGCTTTAACTGCGGCAGATAATGGGGTTCACTATCTCCCCGGCGTCGCTCCGCGACAATAATTTGCAGCCGTTCCTTG
Proteins encoded in this region:
- the rnd gene encoding ribonuclease D gives rise to the protein MNYQLITSDIGLQQVCAQARRFPQVALDTEFVRTRTYYPQLGLIQLYDGEQLSLIDPLTITDWAPFQALLRDEQVTKFLHAGSEDLEVFLNAFGTLPTPFIDTQILAAFLGKPLSYGFAALVADYMGVTLDKSESRTDWLARPLSEKQCDYAAADVFYLLPMAARLVADTQAAGWMNAALDECLLLCQRKQDILAPALAYREFGNAWQLRGRHLACLQRLAEWRLRKARERDSAVNFVVREENLLQVARCLPTSLGELSSLGLSGPEIRYHGKTLLDCVAQTDGITDADCPPPVINLIDYPGYKKAFKDIKALVQRVSEQSGLSAELLASRRQINRLLNWHWKLSGQDAGTPEMLSGWRGQLYGDELRDIVQHY
- the minE gene encoding cell division topological specificity factor MinE, with the protein product MALLDFFLSRKKTTANIAKERLQIIVAERRRGDSEPHYLPQLKRDILEVICKYVQIDPEMVTVQLEQKGDDISVLELNVTLPEAEETPK